In a single window of the Streptomyces sp. CGMCC 4.7035 genome:
- the pdhA gene encoding pyruvate dehydrogenase (acetyl-transferring) E1 component subunit alpha → MTVMEQRDAYRPTPPPAWQPRTDPAPLLPDARPYRVLGTEAAAKADSELLRRLYAQLVRGRRYNAQATALTKQGRLAVYPSSTGQEACQVAAALVLEERDWLFPSYRDTLAAVARGVDPVQALTLLRGDWHTGYDPYAHRVAPLCTPLATQLPHAVGLAHAARLKGDDVVALAMVGDGGTSEGDFHEAMNFAAVWQAPVVFLVQNNGFAISVPLAKQTAAPSLAHKAVGYGMPGRLVDGNDAAAVHEVLADAVAHARAGGGPTLVEAVTYRIDAHTNADDATRYRADGEVEAWRDHDPILLLERELTGRGLLDEDGIQAAREDAETLAADLRARMNQDPALDPMDLFAHVYAQPTTQLLEQETQLQAELDAEAAGPEGAVR, encoded by the coding sequence ATGACGGTCATGGAGCAGCGGGACGCCTACCGGCCGACGCCGCCGCCCGCCTGGCAGCCCCGTACCGACCCCGCTCCGCTGCTGCCCGACGCGCGGCCGTACCGTGTCCTCGGCACCGAGGCGGCCGCCAAGGCCGACTCGGAGCTGCTGCGCCGGCTGTATGCCCAGCTGGTGCGCGGCCGCCGGTACAACGCGCAGGCGACGGCGCTGACCAAGCAGGGCCGCCTGGCCGTCTACCCCTCCAGCACCGGGCAGGAGGCCTGTCAGGTCGCCGCCGCGCTCGTCCTTGAGGAGCGCGACTGGCTCTTCCCCAGCTACCGGGACACGCTCGCCGCCGTCGCCCGCGGCGTCGACCCCGTCCAGGCGCTGACCCTGCTGCGCGGCGACTGGCACACCGGCTACGACCCGTACGCGCACCGCGTGGCGCCCTTGTGCACCCCCCTCGCCACCCAGTTGCCGCACGCCGTGGGCCTCGCGCATGCCGCGCGTCTGAAGGGCGACGACGTGGTGGCGCTCGCGATGGTCGGCGACGGCGGCACCAGCGAGGGCGATTTCCACGAGGCCATGAACTTCGCCGCGGTGTGGCAGGCGCCGGTCGTCTTCCTCGTCCAGAACAACGGCTTCGCGATCTCCGTCCCGCTCGCCAAGCAGACCGCGGCGCCCTCCCTGGCCCACAAGGCCGTCGGGTACGGCATGCCGGGCCGCCTGGTCGACGGCAACGACGCCGCCGCGGTGCACGAGGTGCTCGCCGACGCCGTGGCGCACGCGCGCGCGGGCGGTGGCCCCACACTCGTCGAGGCGGTGACGTACCGCATCGACGCCCACACCAACGCCGACGACGCGACGCGCTACCGCGCCGACGGCGAGGTCGAGGCCTGGCGCGACCACGACCCGATCCTGCTGCTGGAGCGGGAGTTGACCGGGCGCGGGCTGCTCGACGAGGACGGAATACAGGCCGCGCGCGAGGACGCCGAGACACTGGCGGCGGACCTGCGGGCGCGCATGAACCAGGACCCGGCGCTCGACCCCATGGACCTGTTCGCCCATGTGTACGCCCAGCCCACCACTCAACTGCTGGAGCAGGAGACGCAGTTGCAGGCGGAACTGGACGCGGAGGCCGCCGGACCCGAAGGAGCCGTGCGATGA
- a CDS encoding alpha-ketoacid dehydrogenase subunit beta has product MTTVALKPATMAQALTRALRDAMAADPSVHVMGEDVGTLGGVFRVTDGLAKEFGDDRCTDTPLAEAGILGAAVGMAMYGLRPVVEMQFDAFAYPAFEQLISHVSRMRNRTRGAMPLPITIRVPYGGGIGGVEHHSDSSEAYYMATPGLHVVTPATVADAYGLLRAAISSDDPVVFLEPKRLYWSKDSWNPDEPDAVEPIGRAVVRRPGRSATLITYGPSVPVCLEAAEAARAEGWDLEVVDLRSLVPFDDETVTASVRRTGRAVVVHESTGFGGPGGEIAARVTERCFHYLEAPVLRVAGFDIPYPPPMLERHHLPGVDRILDAVGRLQWEAES; this is encoded by the coding sequence ATGACGACCGTTGCCCTCAAGCCGGCCACCATGGCGCAGGCCCTCACGCGTGCGTTGCGCGACGCCATGGCCGCCGACCCGTCCGTGCACGTCATGGGCGAGGACGTCGGCACGCTCGGCGGTGTCTTCCGAGTCACCGACGGGCTCGCCAAGGAGTTCGGTGACGACCGCTGCACCGACACGCCGCTCGCCGAGGCGGGCATCCTGGGCGCGGCCGTCGGCATGGCGATGTACGGCCTCAGGCCGGTCGTGGAGATGCAGTTCGACGCGTTCGCGTACCCCGCCTTCGAACAGCTGATCAGCCATGTCTCGCGCATGCGCAACCGCACCCGCGGCGCGATGCCCCTTCCGATCACCATCCGCGTCCCCTACGGGGGAGGCATCGGCGGCGTCGAGCACCACAGCGACTCCTCCGAGGCGTACTACATGGCGACCCCGGGGCTCCACGTCGTCACGCCCGCGACCGTCGCCGACGCGTACGGGCTGCTGCGAGCAGCCATCTCCTCCGACGACCCGGTCGTCTTCCTGGAACCCAAACGGCTGTACTGGTCGAAGGACTCCTGGAACCCCGACGAGCCCGACGCCGTTGAACCGATAGGCCGCGCGGTGGTGCGGCGCCCGGGCCGGAGCGCCACGCTCATCACGTACGGCCCCTCGGTGCCCGTGTGCCTGGAGGCGGCCGAGGCGGCGCGTGCCGAGGGCTGGGACCTCGAAGTCGTCGATCTGCGCTCCTTGGTGCCGTTCGACGACGAGACGGTGACCGCGTCCGTGCGCCGCACGGGCCGGGCCGTGGTGGTGCACGAGTCGACGGGCTTCGGCGGGCCGGGCGGGGAGATCGCCGCGCGCGTGACCGAGCGTTGCTTCCACTATCTGGAGGCGCCCGTTTTGCGGGTGGCAGGGTTCGACATCCCGTATCCGCCGCCGATGCTGGAGCGGCACCATCTGCCGGGCGTCGACCGGATCCTGGACGCCGTGGGGCGTCTGCAGTGGGAGGCGGAGAGCTGA
- a CDS encoding dihydrolipoamide acetyltransferase family protein, whose translation MAQVLEFRLPDLGEGLTEAEIVRWLVQVGDVVAVDQPVVEVETAKAMVEVPCPYGGVVTARFGEEGTELPVGSPLLTVAVGEPAEPAAESSGNVLVGYGTSAAPARRRRVRPPQPGARPADGTARKSEPAGGEAPTSVASGRASATAAPASATEAPASRALSRTRREAAPERSDGPVPVISPLVRKLARENGVDLRQLAGSGPDGLILRADVEDVVRATAARGRATGTMTVTAAPAAAAGPATSVLSPVARTAAQGPLPATAAAAPEAALYAPGAGTAVRGTTTPGTRIPLRGVRGAVADKLSRSRREIPDATCWVDADATELMRARAAMNATGGPKISLLALLARICTAALARFPELNSTVDMEAREVVRLDQVHLGFAAQTERGLVVPVVRDAHARDAESLTAEFARLTEAARAGTLTPGELTGGTFTLNNYGVFGVDGSTPIINHPEAAMLGVGRIVPKPWVHEGELAVRQVVQLSLTFDHRVCDGGTAGGFLRYVADCVEQPAVLLRTL comes from the coding sequence ATGGCTCAAGTGCTGGAGTTCAGGCTGCCGGACCTCGGGGAGGGGCTGACCGAGGCGGAGATCGTCCGCTGGCTGGTGCAGGTCGGGGACGTCGTCGCGGTCGACCAGCCGGTCGTGGAGGTGGAGACGGCCAAGGCGATGGTCGAGGTGCCGTGCCCCTACGGGGGCGTGGTCACGGCCCGCTTCGGGGAAGAGGGCACGGAACTGCCCGTCGGCTCACCGTTGTTGACGGTCGCGGTCGGCGAGCCCGCGGAACCGGCCGCGGAGTCCTCCGGGAACGTGCTGGTCGGGTACGGCACATCGGCGGCCCCGGCCCGGCGCCGCAGGGTACGGCCGCCTCAGCCGGGCGCACGGCCCGCGGACGGGACAGCCCGGAAGAGCGAGCCTGCCGGTGGAGAGGCTCCGACCTCGGTGGCCTCCGGCCGGGCGTCCGCCACCGCTGCCCCCGCGTCCGCCACCGAGGCGCCGGCGTCCCGGGCCCTGAGCCGGACGCGCCGCGAGGCCGCCCCGGAGCGCTCCGACGGTCCCGTCCCGGTGATCTCCCCGCTCGTGCGCAAGCTTGCCCGTGAGAACGGCGTGGATCTGCGGCAGTTGGCGGGTTCCGGACCGGACGGGCTGATCCTGCGGGCGGACGTGGAGGACGTCGTGAGGGCCACGGCGGCCCGCGGACGGGCGACGGGCACGATGACGGTCACGGCGGCTCCGGCGGCCGCGGCCGGGCCCGCGACGAGCGTCCTCTCGCCAGTTGCGCGCACCGCCGCGCAAGGGCCACTCCCCGCGACTGCGGCAGCGGCTCCCGAGGCGGCCCTGTACGCGCCCGGAGCGGGCACCGCCGTGCGCGGGACGACCACCCCGGGCACACGCATCCCCCTCCGCGGAGTTCGCGGCGCGGTCGCCGACAAGCTCTCCCGCAGCCGGCGCGAGATCCCCGACGCGACCTGCTGGGTGGACGCCGACGCCACGGAGCTCATGCGCGCCCGGGCGGCCATGAACGCGACGGGAGGCCCCAAGATCTCCTTGCTCGCGCTGCTGGCCCGCATCTGCACCGCCGCGCTCGCCCGTTTCCCCGAGCTCAACTCCACCGTCGACATGGAGGCCAGGGAGGTCGTCCGGCTCGACCAGGTGCACCTCGGGTTCGCCGCGCAGACCGAACGGGGACTCGTCGTCCCCGTCGTACGCGACGCGCACGCGCGGGACGCCGAGTCACTGACGGCCGAGTTCGCGCGGCTGACCGAGGCCGCGCGCGCCGGAACCCTCACACCCGGGGAACTCACCGGCGGAACCTTCACGTTGAACAACTACGGAGTGTTCGGTGTCGACGGTTCCACGCCGATCATCAACCACCCCGAGGCGGCCATGCTCGGCGTCGGCCGCATCGTCCCCAAGCCCTGGGTGCACGAAGGGGAGCTGGCGGTGCGCCAGGTCGTGCAGCTCTCGCTGACCTTCGACCACCGGGTGTGCGACGGCGGCACGGCAGGTGGTTTCCTGCGGTACGTGGCGGACTGCGTGGAACAGCCGGCGGTGCTCCTGCGCACGCTCTGA
- a CDS encoding NTP transferase domain-containing protein, with protein sequence MTAYVPLGDSDADVYDAVVLAGGAARRLGGVDKPGVHVGGRALLDRVLAACGGAATTVVVADPRPTVRPVAWAREEPPGAGPVAALDAGLQRTSAAYVVVLSADLPFLEEGTVRRLLGTLRSSGAEGVLLTDPEGRDQPLVAAYRSTALRRELERLATGRTGRTGRTGRTGHTGHGGHSGQVEHAGQTEHSGPVSRAEHTGHADPTGREGHADPTGRESHADPTGREGHAELVEHSGSAGQRPGRGLTDLPLRRLVAGLDLTRISDPVASFDCDTWDDIASARSRIREHGHVLDEWISAVKEELGIDLDVDTGVLLDLARDAAHGVARPAAPLTTFLVGYAAAQAKGGPEAVAEAARKAAALALRWADEDAAGAKPDAG encoded by the coding sequence ATGACCGCGTATGTGCCCCTCGGCGACTCCGACGCCGACGTGTACGACGCCGTCGTGCTCGCCGGCGGTGCCGCCCGGCGGCTCGGCGGGGTCGACAAGCCCGGCGTGCACGTCGGCGGGCGGGCGCTGCTCGACCGCGTGCTGGCGGCCTGCGGCGGTGCGGCCACGACGGTGGTCGTCGCCGACCCCAGGCCGACCGTGCGCCCGGTGGCCTGGGCCCGCGAGGAGCCGCCGGGCGCCGGACCGGTCGCCGCGCTGGACGCGGGCCTCCAACGGACCTCGGCGGCATATGTCGTCGTGCTCTCCGCCGACCTGCCGTTCCTGGAGGAGGGGACGGTTCGACGGCTGCTGGGCACCCTTCGGTCGAGCGGTGCCGAAGGGGTACTGCTCACCGACCCCGAGGGCCGTGACCAGCCCCTCGTCGCGGCGTACCGCAGCACGGCGCTGCGCCGCGAGCTGGAGCGACTGGCCACCGGGCGCACCGGGCGCACCGGGCGCACCGGGCGCACCGGTCACACCGGTCACGGTGGTCACAGCGGTCAGGTCGAACACGCCGGACAGACCGAGCACTCTGGTCCCGTGAGCCGCGCCGAGCACACCGGTCACGCCGATCCCACAGGCCGCGAAGGGCACGCCGATCCCACAGGCCGCGAAAGTCACGCCGATCCCACAGGCCGCGAAGGTCACGCCGAGCTTGTCGAGCACAGCGGTAGTGCCGGGCAGCGCCCCGGCCGTGGTCTCACCGATCTTCCGTTGCGGCGCCTGGTCGCGGGCCTCGACCTCACCCGTATCTCCGACCCCGTGGCGTCGTTCGACTGCGACACCTGGGACGACATCGCATCCGCCCGGTCACGTATCAGGGAGCATGGGCACGTGTTGGATGAATGGATTTCCGCAGTCAAAGAAGAGCTCGGCATCGACCTCGACGTCGACACCGGCGTTCTCCTCGACCTCGCCCGTGACGCCGCGCACGGCGTCGCCCGGCCCGCGGCCCCGCTGACGACCTTCCTCGTCGGCTACGCCGCCGCGCAGGCGAAGGGCGGGCCCGAGGCGGTTGCCGAGGCCGCCCGCAAGGCGGCCGCACTGGCCCTGCGCTGGGCGGACGAGGACGCCGCCGGGGCCAAGCCGGACGCCGGATGA
- a CDS encoding molybdopterin molybdotransferase MoeA: MKEALAVGNDSGGRGRPREARPSLRSEEQHDLDLEEALALVRDRAVGGGEPSSTATSKHHARHNATPWPQARAVAERAARSVPRREPVDVPLDGALGLVLAAPLTALTDLPSFDTSAMDGWAVAGPGPWAVREEGVLAGHAEPTPLDDGEAVRIATGARIPPDTTAVLRSEHGHTDDKGRLHAALPPTLGSARAGGTATVAHGQDIRPRGQECHADDQLLPPSTQVTPAVLGLAAAAGYDILSVLPRPRVEVLVLGDELLTEGLPRDGLIRDALGPMLPPWLRALGADVVAVRRLGDDAEALYRAVTSSTADLIVTTGGTAAGPVDHVHPTLRRVGAELLVDGVKVRPGHPMLLARTREDQHLVGLPGNPLAAVSGLLTLAEPLLRTLAGRLAPEPYTLPLKDSAHGHPYDTRLIPVAVRADHAVPLHYNGPAMLRGIAAADALAVVPPGGAHPGEELELLDLPWGLAG, from the coding sequence GTGAAGGAGGCCCTGGCAGTGGGGAACGACAGTGGCGGGCGGGGCCGTCCGCGGGAGGCCCGCCCCTCCCTCCGGTCCGAGGAACAACACGACCTCGACCTCGAAGAGGCCCTCGCTCTCGTGCGGGACCGCGCTGTGGGCGGCGGCGAACCCTCCTCCACGGCCACGTCCAAGCACCACGCCCGGCACAACGCCACCCCCTGGCCGCAGGCCCGTGCCGTCGCCGAGCGTGCCGCACGGTCCGTGCCCCGGCGGGAACCCGTCGACGTCCCCCTCGACGGCGCCCTCGGACTGGTCCTCGCCGCGCCGCTCACCGCCCTTACCGACCTGCCCTCCTTCGACACCTCGGCCATGGACGGCTGGGCGGTCGCGGGTCCCGGCCCGTGGGCCGTACGGGAGGAAGGGGTCCTCGCCGGGCACGCGGAGCCGACGCCGCTCGATGACGGCGAGGCGGTGCGGATCGCCACCGGCGCGCGCATCCCGCCGGACACCACCGCCGTCCTGCGCAGCGAGCACGGTCACACCGACGACAAGGGGCGGCTGCACGCCGCCCTCCCCCCAACTCTCGGCTCCGCTCGGGCAGGGGGGACCGCAACGGTGGCGCACGGGCAGGACATCCGCCCGCGCGGCCAGGAGTGCCACGCCGATGACCAACTGCTTCCCCCCAGCACCCAGGTCACCCCGGCCGTGCTCGGACTGGCCGCTGCCGCCGGGTACGACATCCTCTCGGTGCTGCCGCGGCCGCGCGTCGAAGTGCTGGTCCTGGGCGACGAATTGCTCACCGAAGGACTGCCGAGGGACGGTCTGATCCGGGACGCGCTCGGCCCGATGCTGCCGCCGTGGCTGCGCGCGCTCGGTGCGGACGTGGTGGCGGTCCGCAGGCTCGGCGACGACGCCGAGGCCCTGTACCGGGCGGTCACGTCCTCCACGGCCGACCTGATCGTCACCACCGGCGGCACGGCCGCGGGCCCCGTCGACCATGTCCACCCCACCCTGCGCCGCGTCGGCGCCGAACTCCTCGTCGATGGTGTGAAGGTGCGCCCCGGCCACCCCATGCTGCTCGCCCGCACCCGGGAGGACCAGCACCTCGTCGGCCTGCCCGGCAACCCCCTCGCGGCCGTCTCCGGCCTGCTCACGCTTGCCGAGCCGCTGCTGCGCACCCTCGCGGGCCGCCTGGCCCCGGAGCCGTACACGCTGCCCCTGAAGGACTCCGCCCACGGCCATCCGTACGACACCCGGCTCATCCCCGTTGCCGTACGTGCTGACCATGCGGTGCCGTTGCACTACAACGGCCCGGCCATGCTGCGCGGCATCGCGGCCGCCGATGCCCTCGCGGTCGTACCGCCTGGTGGCGCCCATCCCGGTGAGGAGCTGGAACTCCTGGACCTGCCCTGGGGGCTGGCGGGGTGA
- a CDS encoding NAD(P)H-quinone oxidoreductase, with protein MYAITIPEPGGPEALVWTEVPDPVPAEGEVLVEVVASAVNRADLLQRQGLYSPPPGASPYPGLECSGRIAALGPGVSGWAVGDEVCALLAGGGYAEKVAVPAGQLLPVPEGLDVRQAAALPEVTCTVWSNVFMIAHLRPGETLLVHGGSSGIGTMAIQLAKAVGAKVAVTAGTKEKLDHCAELGADVLINYREQDFVEEIQQATAGAGADVILDNMGAKYLDRNVRALAVNGRLAIIGLQGGVQGELNINTLLRKQAAITATSLRARPLGEKAAIVAAVREHVWPLISAGHVRPVVDRELPMSDAATAHRVLDESGHVGKVLLVAP; from the coding sequence ATGTACGCGATCACGATTCCTGAACCCGGTGGGCCCGAGGCGCTGGTGTGGACCGAGGTCCCCGATCCCGTACCCGCCGAGGGAGAAGTGCTGGTCGAGGTGGTGGCCAGCGCCGTCAACCGCGCCGATCTCCTTCAGCGGCAGGGCCTCTACAGCCCGCCGCCGGGAGCGTCCCCCTACCCCGGACTCGAGTGCTCCGGACGGATCGCCGCGCTCGGACCCGGCGTCTCGGGATGGGCGGTCGGTGACGAGGTGTGCGCGCTGCTGGCGGGCGGCGGATACGCCGAGAAGGTCGCCGTCCCGGCCGGGCAACTGCTGCCCGTGCCCGAGGGGCTCGACGTGCGCCAGGCGGCGGCGCTGCCCGAGGTGACCTGCACGGTCTGGTCGAACGTGTTCATGATCGCTCATCTGCGCCCGGGTGAGACGCTCCTCGTGCACGGCGGCTCCAGCGGTATCGGCACGATGGCGATCCAGCTGGCCAAGGCGGTGGGCGCGAAGGTCGCGGTCACGGCGGGCACCAAAGAGAAGCTGGACCACTGTGCCGAACTGGGTGCCGACGTACTGATCAACTACCGCGAGCAGGACTTCGTGGAGGAGATCCAGCAGGCCACGGCCGGGGCGGGCGCGGATGTCATCCTGGACAACATGGGCGCGAAGTACCTGGACCGCAACGTCCGGGCGCTCGCGGTCAACGGCCGGCTCGCGATCATCGGCCTTCAGGGTGGTGTGCAGGGCGAGCTGAACATCAACACGCTGCTGCGGAAGCAGGCGGCGATCACGGCGACCTCGCTGCGGGCGCGACCGCTCGGCGAGAAGGCGGCGATCGTCGCGGCGGTACGGGAGCACGTCTGGCCGCTGATCTCCGCCGGGCACGTCCGCCCGGTCGTCGACCGCGAACTTCCGATGAGTGACGCGGCCACGGCCCATCGAGTGCTGGATGAGAGTGGGCACGTCGGGAAGGTGCTGCTGGTTGCGCCGTAA
- a CDS encoding PadR family transcriptional regulator, whose amino-acid sequence MSIRHGLLALLERGPRDGTRLRTELEARTGAMETLDTEQVETALAGLERDGLVVPEDRDAEGRVQYALTGAGRAELHDWYARPVERASSPCDELAIKLAMALGAPGVDVRAVVEAQRRHLREALREHTRQRCAALAEPPAHRDEVARLLGLERLVLHTEAELLWLDHCEARLQRLAAAAATEPPSELV is encoded by the coding sequence ATGTCGATACGCCACGGCCTGCTGGCGCTGCTGGAGCGCGGTCCCCGGGACGGCACCCGGCTGCGCACGGAGCTGGAGGCGCGGACCGGGGCCATGGAGACGCTGGACACCGAGCAGGTCGAGACGGCTTTGGCAGGGCTGGAGCGGGACGGGCTGGTGGTGCCGGAGGATCGGGACGCCGAGGGGCGTGTGCAGTACGCGCTCACCGGTGCCGGCCGTGCCGAACTGCACGACTGGTACGCCCGTCCGGTGGAACGCGCGAGCTCGCCCTGCGACGAGCTCGCGATCAAGCTGGCCATGGCCCTCGGCGCGCCCGGCGTCGACGTACGGGCGGTCGTCGAGGCACAGCGCCGGCACCTGAGGGAGGCGCTGCGGGAGCACACCCGGCAGCGTTGCGCGGCCCTCGCCGAGCCGCCCGCGCACCGGGACGAGGTCGCCCGCCTGCTGGGCCTGGAACGGCTGGTGCTGCACACCGAGGCCGAACTCCTCTGGCTCGACCACTGTGAGGCCAGACTGCAGCGCCTTGCCGCGGCGGCGGCCACGGAACCCCCTTCCGAGTTGGTCTGA